The Rhodocytophaga rosea genome has a segment encoding these proteins:
- the surE gene encoding 5'/3'-nucleotidase SurE, translating into MAKKKPLILVSNDDGITSPGIKTLVEVMCELGEVVVVAPDSPQSGMGHAITVGNTLRLDPSTIFEGIDAYECSGTPADCVKLAKHHVLKDRTPDLVVSGINHGSNSSISVLYSGTMSAAIEAAIEGLPAIGFSLCDYSHQADFSHTAEFVKKIALQVLEHGLPPDIALNVNIPAKSDEKIKGIKICRQAHAKWQEVFDQRKDPYGRRYFWMAGNFVNEDKGEDTDEWALTNNYISVVPCAFDLTAHHALPVLNQWAL; encoded by the coding sequence ATGGCTAAAAAAAAACCTTTAATACTTGTTTCCAACGATGATGGGATTACTTCTCCCGGTATAAAAACCCTGGTAGAAGTGATGTGTGAATTAGGAGAAGTTGTGGTAGTAGCACCAGATAGTCCTCAGTCCGGGATGGGGCATGCGATTACAGTAGGCAATACATTGCGTTTAGACCCCTCTACGATTTTCGAAGGAATAGATGCCTATGAATGTTCCGGCACGCCTGCTGATTGTGTTAAACTGGCCAAGCACCATGTATTGAAAGACCGTACGCCAGATCTGGTCGTAAGCGGGATCAATCATGGAAGTAATTCATCTATTAGTGTGTTATATTCCGGCACCATGTCTGCGGCGATTGAAGCCGCTATTGAAGGCTTGCCGGCTATTGGTTTTTCCCTGTGCGATTATTCGCATCAGGCTGATTTCTCGCATACCGCAGAATTTGTAAAGAAAATTGCCTTACAGGTGCTCGAACACGGACTTCCGCCAGATATTGCCCTGAACGTGAATATTCCGGCAAAATCCGATGAGAAAATAAAGGGCATCAAAATCTGCCGCCAGGCGCATGCTAAATGGCAGGAAGTATTCGATCAGCGTAAGGACCCTTACGGACGCAGGTATTTCTGGATGGCTGGTAATTTTGTAAATGAGGACAAAGGTGAAGACACTGACGAATGGGCGTTAACTAATAATTATATTTCGGTAGTGCCGTGTGCTTTTGACTTAACAGCCCATCATGCCTTGCCAGTGCTTAACCAATGGGCATTATAG
- a CDS encoding bifunctional 3,4-dihydroxy-2-butanone-4-phosphate synthase/GTP cyclohydrolase II, giving the protein MQNDSPIKLDTIEEAIEDIRQGKVIIVVDDEDRENEGDLICAAEKVTPEIVNFMIREARGLMCTPLTEERCEELGLELMVGRNTASHGTPFTVSVDLLGHGCTTGISASDRAKTIQALVNPETKPEELGRPGHIFPLRARKGGVLRRSGHTEATIDFARLAGLKPAGVLIEILNEDGTMARLPELRKMADKQGLKLVSIKDLIEYRLKKESLIKREIGVDMPTEFGHFDLIAYRQENTGDLHLALVKGTWEKDEPVLVRVHSSCVTGDIFGSCRCDCGGQLHAAMQTVEAAGKGVVLYMNQEGRGIGLLNKLKAYKLQEMGRDTVQANIELGFQMDERDYGVGAQILRDLGITKIRLISNNPKKRAGLIGYGLEIVESVPIEIPSNPYNLSYLTTKRDKMGHTILNNSQ; this is encoded by the coding sequence ATGCAAAACGATTCACCAATAAAGCTCGATACCATAGAAGAAGCGATCGAAGATATACGGCAAGGAAAAGTAATTATTGTAGTAGACGACGAAGATCGTGAAAATGAAGGCGACCTGATTTGTGCCGCAGAAAAAGTAACGCCCGAAATCGTCAATTTTATGATCCGGGAGGCCAGAGGCCTGATGTGTACCCCACTTACCGAAGAAAGATGCGAAGAACTTGGGTTAGAATTGATGGTAGGCCGTAATACGGCTTCTCATGGCACGCCTTTTACCGTATCAGTAGATTTACTGGGGCATGGTTGTACCACTGGTATTTCTGCCAGCGACAGGGCCAAAACGATTCAGGCCCTGGTAAATCCGGAAACCAAACCCGAAGAACTTGGCCGTCCGGGACATATTTTCCCGCTGAGAGCCCGCAAAGGGGGCGTATTGCGCCGGTCAGGGCATACGGAAGCAACCATAGATTTTGCCAGGCTGGCTGGTTTAAAACCGGCAGGAGTGCTTATAGAAATCCTCAATGAAGATGGCACTATGGCCCGTTTGCCTGAACTGCGCAAAATGGCTGATAAACAGGGACTGAAGCTGGTTTCTATCAAAGATCTTATTGAATACCGGCTTAAAAAAGAAAGCCTGATTAAACGGGAAATTGGCGTAGATATGCCCACCGAATTTGGCCATTTCGACCTGATTGCCTACCGGCAGGAAAATACCGGCGATCTGCACCTGGCTCTGGTAAAAGGAACCTGGGAAAAAGATGAACCTGTACTGGTACGGGTACATTCTTCCTGTGTTACAGGCGATATTTTTGGTTCTTGCCGCTGCGACTGTGGCGGACAATTGCATGCGGCTATGCAAACGGTAGAAGCGGCTGGTAAAGGAGTAGTATTATATATGAACCAGGAAGGCCGTGGAATTGGCTTGCTGAATAAACTGAAAGCCTACAAATTACAGGAAATGGGCCGGGATACGGTACAAGCTAATATAGAACTGGGATTTCAGATGGATGAACGGGATTACGGCGTAGGCGCTCAGATTCTGCGTGACTTGGGAATTACTAAAATACGGCTGATCAGCAATAACCCGAAAAAACGGGCTGGTTTAATTGGCTATGGACTGGAAATCGTGGAAAGTGTGCCGATAGAAATACCTTCCAATCCCTATAATTTGAGTTACCTGACCACTAAACGCGATAAAATGGGTCATACCATTTTAAATAACAGTCAATAA
- a CDS encoding RidA family protein, whose translation MVKKIINSSKAPSPIGPYSQAVLVGNTLYVSGQISLDPATGSLVTDDIVRETNQVMQNLKHILAEAGAGFSSIVKTTIFVKDLNNFAKINEVYGSYFDHQPPARETVEVSRLPKDVNVEISCIAVI comes from the coding sequence ATGGTTAAGAAAATCATTAATAGTTCCAAAGCTCCATCTCCTATTGGTCCCTACAGCCAGGCAGTACTAGTGGGCAATACCTTATATGTATCCGGCCAGATTTCCCTGGACCCAGCTACTGGTTCTCTGGTAACCGATGACATTGTGCGGGAAACCAATCAGGTGATGCAAAACCTGAAACATATTCTGGCTGAAGCCGGAGCCGGTTTTTCAAGCATTGTAAAGACTACCATTTTTGTAAAAGATTTAAATAACTTCGCAAAAATCAACGAAGTGTACGGAAGTTATTTCGACCATCAGCCACCTGCCAGGGAAACAGTAGAAGTAAGCCGGCTTCCCAAAGATGTGAATGTAGAAATTTCCTGTATTGCTGTGATCTGA
- a CDS encoding ISAs1 family transposase, which translates to MYSYLDTLDCKGSIITIDAIACQQAIVEKIRDKQAHYVIALKANQGVLYEQVAHFMQINKSALAFNQQLDKAHGRGEERRVYIAQCIDLVEEKEKWQDLHTLVMVERKRIIAGKKQEQTLFYISSLTDTDPALYSRYIRGHWAIENGLHWQLDVTFREDEAKVRKDKGPINLHLIRKWSLHLLKKEPSCVSVKRKRKKANRDTNFLLAILKT; encoded by the coding sequence GTGTACTCTTACTTAGATACCCTTGATTGCAAAGGTAGTATCATTACTATAGATGCTATTGCTTGTCAGCAGGCAATTGTAGAAAAGATCAGGGATAAGCAAGCCCATTATGTGATTGCCCTAAAGGCTAATCAAGGTGTACTCTATGAGCAGGTAGCCCATTTTATGCAAATCAATAAGTCTGCTCTCGCTTTTAATCAGCAACTAGATAAAGCCCATGGCAGAGGAGAAGAACGTAGGGTATATATTGCTCAATGCATTGATTTGGTAGAGGAAAAGGAAAAATGGCAGGACTTACATACTTTAGTCATGGTAGAAAGAAAACGCATTATAGCAGGCAAAAAGCAAGAACAAACCCTGTTCTATATAAGCAGTTTAACAGATACAGACCCTGCCTTGTACAGCCGCTACATAAGAGGCCATTGGGCGATAGAGAATGGCTTGCATTGGCAACTAGATGTTACCTTTAGGGAAGATGAGGCTAAAGTCAGGAAAGATAAAGGACCCATCAATCTGCATCTGATTAGAAAGTGGTCTTTGCATCTGCTCAAAAAAGAGCCTTCTTGCGTGAGTGTCAAACGGAAAAGAAAAAAAGCTAACAGAGACACTAATTTCCTGTTAGCTATTCTTAAAACTTAA